A single genomic interval of Nitratidesulfovibrio sp. SRB-5 harbors:
- a CDS encoding penicillin-binding protein activator: MQHVLSRATVLALLALMMLSAAGCGGKRSIIIPQEPVTPQVQQPVRRSALDEGNEALKRGDAATAERIFGMMTARTDITPEERLGAWRGYSMAAEANAHPNLALDGLEGWRRLDPAADAAQEWQDTWYRAVSRISRTESRQRATAVFGDAARPWGLRAQAGLIVATRQWEGGDISGSLQTLSSLWAQAGTQAGAAAGSQSFRAALENRLFDELKRSDNATVEQLAATVTPENEGRYPYNIIELESARRMAAANAGSLRALETLTRLQRSGNFNDPNLLGTVLAPLEQSGMRASRTVALALPMTGAFGNIGWKISRGAGAAQWELSRTGVEVEVVVLNTESPDWLDKLAALPPQCVVVGGPLRTSSFGAAKERGLTGQRAFFTFLPQLDGGEEGRVAWRFFTSPDDQVNALLGFTQDALGVTSYGVLHPDDAFGGKMASLFAERARARGSSVASTMSYPASRHQEWNRIAGSFVKVRTVNSYPVPGATFEATFLPDSWKSTEMLVPNLFFHGEDRQVLLGTTLWEQGLAGQKSVDVRNFGLAVFPGAWNGAQTSPAGDALARTLREAGNPDAPDFWVGLGYDFVRFASNIGLPEKGWTPADVNRRLADAQRMQWAMGALHWSADGHASQDLFLFAPTSDGFKPVEPTEFRQKLERTRERHEARVKAAATATPQ; this comes from the coding sequence ATGCAGCACGTTCTTTCGCGCGCCACGGTCCTTGCCCTGCTCGCGCTCATGATGCTTTCCGCCGCCGGGTGCGGCGGCAAGCGGTCCATCATCATTCCGCAAGAACCCGTCACCCCGCAGGTGCAGCAGCCGGTGCGGCGCTCGGCGCTGGACGAAGGCAACGAGGCCCTGAAGCGCGGCGACGCGGCCACGGCGGAACGCATCTTCGGCATGATGACGGCGCGTACCGACATCACGCCCGAAGAACGCCTGGGTGCGTGGCGCGGCTATAGCATGGCCGCCGAGGCCAATGCCCACCCCAACCTGGCCCTGGACGGCCTGGAGGGTTGGCGCAGGCTGGACCCGGCTGCCGATGCCGCGCAGGAGTGGCAGGATACCTGGTACCGCGCCGTGTCCCGCATTTCCAGGACCGAAAGCCGCCAGCGCGCCACGGCGGTGTTCGGCGACGCCGCGCGCCCGTGGGGGCTGCGTGCGCAGGCCGGGCTTATCGTGGCCACCCGGCAGTGGGAAGGGGGCGACATTTCCGGTTCGCTCCAGACCCTGTCCAGCCTGTGGGCCCAGGCGGGCACGCAGGCCGGGGCCGCCGCCGGAAGCCAGTCCTTCCGCGCCGCGCTGGAAAACCGCCTGTTCGACGAGCTGAAGCGTTCCGACAACGCCACGGTGGAGCAGCTTGCCGCCACCGTGACCCCGGAGAACGAAGGCCGCTATCCCTACAACATCATCGAACTGGAGTCGGCCCGGCGCATGGCCGCCGCCAACGCCGGTTCACTGCGCGCGCTGGAAACCCTTACCCGCTTGCAGCGCAGCGGCAACTTCAACGATCCCAACCTGCTCGGCACCGTGCTGGCACCGCTGGAGCAGAGCGGCATGCGCGCCTCGCGCACCGTGGCCCTGGCCCTGCCCATGACCGGCGCCTTCGGCAACATCGGGTGGAAGATCTCGCGCGGGGCAGGCGCCGCCCAGTGGGAACTTTCGCGCACCGGCGTTGAGGTCGAGGTGGTGGTGCTGAACACCGAGTCGCCCGACTGGCTGGACAAGCTGGCCGCCCTGCCGCCCCAGTGCGTGGTGGTGGGCGGGCCGCTGCGCACCAGCAGCTTCGGCGCCGCCAAGGAACGCGGCCTGACCGGCCAGCGCGCCTTCTTCACCTTTCTGCCGCAACTGGACGGCGGCGAAGAAGGCCGCGTGGCGTGGCGCTTCTTCACCAGCCCCGACGATCAGGTCAACGCGCTGCTGGGCTTCACCCAGGACGCCCTGGGCGTGACCAGCTACGGCGTGCTGCACCCCGACGACGCCTTCGGCGGCAAGATGGCCTCGCTCTTTGCCGAGCGCGCCCGCGCGCGCGGCTCCAGCGTGGCCTCCACCATGTCCTATCCCGCCAGCAGGCATCAGGAATGGAACCGCATCGCGGGCAGTTTCGTGAAGGTGCGCACCGTCAACAGCTACCCGGTGCCGGGCGCCACCTTTGAGGCCACCTTCCTGCCCGACAGCTGGAAGAGCACCGAGATGCTGGTGCCCAACCTGTTCTTCCACGGCGAGGACCGGCAGGTGCTGCTGGGCACCACCCTGTGGGAGCAGGGGCTGGCCGGGCAGAAGAGCGTGGACGTGCGCAACTTCGGGCTGGCCGTGTTTCCCGGCGCCTGGAACGGGGCGCAGACCTCGCCCGCCGGCGATGCGCTGGCGCGCACCCTGCGCGAGGCGGGCAACCCCGATGCCCCCGACTTCTGGGTGGGCCTTGGCTACGACTTCGTGCGCTTTGCCTCGAATATCGGCCTGCCGGAAAAGGGCTGGACCCCGGCGGATGTCAACCGCCGCCTGGCCGACGCCCAGCGCATGCAGTGGGCCATGGGCGCCCTGCACTGGAGCGCCGACGGCCACGCCTCGCAGGACCTGTTCCTGTTCGCGCCCACGTCCGACGGCTTCAAGCCCGTGGAGCCCACCGAGTTCCGCCAGAAGCTGGAACGCACCCGCGAGCGCCACGAGGCCCGCGTCAAGGCCGCGGCCACCGCAACTCCGCAATAA
- the gatC gene encoding Asp-tRNA(Asn)/Glu-tRNA(Gln) amidotransferase subunit GatC — MTTISTDQVAAIARLARLAPDEAQLATFARQFGDILGYMEMLNGLDTTGVEPLYSPVQHATALRFDETAPRCTREDVLRNAPEADSEFFIVPRIV, encoded by the coding sequence ATGACCACCATCAGCACCGATCAGGTGGCCGCCATCGCGCGGCTGGCCCGGCTGGCCCCGGACGAGGCGCAGCTTGCAACCTTTGCCCGGCAGTTCGGCGACATCCTGGGCTACATGGAAATGCTGAACGGCCTCGACACCACCGGCGTCGAGCCGCTGTACAGCCCCGTGCAGCATGCCACGGCCCTGCGCTTCGACGAAACCGCCCCGCGCTGCACGCGCGAGGATGTGTTGCGGAATGCGCCGGAGGCTGATTCCGAATTCTTCATTGTCCCTCGGATAGTCTAG
- the gatA gene encoding Asp-tRNA(Asn)/Glu-tRNA(Gln) amidotransferase subunit GatA, whose translation MSDTSTAIVSLSLAEVRDRLARRELTAEQVTAACLDRITATEPAIAALLVIRGEGALAEARALDAAGPDPAKPLWGVPLTVKDALTTAGTRTTCGSRILGDFTPHYDAFAVGRLREAGAVILGKTNMDEFAMGSSTENSAFGPTRNPWNVARVPGGSSGGSAASVAAGQCFGSLGTDTGGSIRQPASLCGCVGLKPTYGRVSRFGLVAYGSSLDQIGPLTRTVEDAALLLSVIAGHDPRDATSATLPVDDYMGALASRKDLSGVRIGVPREFRGEGIDPEVSAACEAALDTARGLGATIVDVELPHTPYSIAAYYIIAPAEASSNLARFDGVRYGRRAESPRDLADLYVRSRAEGFGDEVQRRIMLGTYVLSSGYYDAYYRKAAQVRRLIREDYEKALSRCDVLCGPASPVTAWGLGELTSDPLKMYMMDVFTLSLNLAGLPGLCIPVGMGSRSGMPVGLQMLGRAFGEGDLLAAANVLSGALGVPGVAPAISAAAAGTGA comes from the coding sequence ATGTCCGATACGTCCACCGCAATCGTTTCCCTGTCGCTGGCCGAAGTGCGCGACCGGCTGGCCCGGCGCGAACTGACGGCGGAGCAGGTCACCGCCGCGTGCCTGGACCGCATCACGGCCACAGAGCCCGCCATTGCCGCGCTGCTCGTCATCAGAGGCGAGGGAGCCCTGGCCGAAGCCCGCGCGCTGGACGCCGCCGGGCCGGACCCGGCGAAGCCCCTGTGGGGCGTGCCGCTGACGGTCAAGGACGCCCTGACCACGGCGGGCACCCGCACCACCTGCGGCTCGCGCATCCTGGGCGACTTCACCCCGCACTACGACGCCTTTGCCGTTGGCAGGTTGCGTGAGGCCGGTGCGGTGATCCTGGGCAAGACCAACATGGACGAATTCGCCATGGGGTCATCCACAGAGAATTCCGCCTTCGGCCCCACCCGCAACCCGTGGAACGTGGCGCGCGTGCCGGGCGGTTCCAGCGGCGGTTCCGCCGCCAGCGTCGCCGCCGGGCAGTGCTTCGGGTCTCTCGGGACGGACACCGGCGGCTCCATTCGCCAGCCCGCATCCCTGTGCGGGTGCGTGGGCCTGAAGCCCACCTACGGTCGCGTGTCGCGCTTCGGGCTGGTGGCCTACGGCTCGTCGCTGGACCAGATCGGCCCGCTGACCCGCACCGTGGAGGACGCGGCCCTGCTGCTGTCGGTCATCGCCGGGCACGACCCGCGCGACGCCACCAGCGCCACCCTGCCCGTGGACGACTACATGGGCGCGCTGGCCTCCCGCAAGGATCTGTCCGGGGTGCGCATCGGCGTGCCGCGCGAATTCCGGGGCGAGGGCATCGACCCCGAGGTGTCCGCCGCCTGCGAGGCGGCGCTGGATACGGCCAGGGGCCTCGGCGCCACCATCGTGGACGTGGAACTGCCGCACACCCCCTACAGCATCGCGGCGTACTACATCATCGCCCCGGCAGAGGCCAGTTCCAACCTGGCCCGCTTCGACGGGGTGCGTTATGGCCGCCGGGCGGAAAGCCCGCGCGACCTGGCCGACCTGTACGTGCGCTCGCGCGCGGAAGGGTTTGGCGACGAGGTGCAGCGGCGCATCATGCTGGGCACCTACGTGCTGTCGTCCGGCTACTACGACGCCTACTACCGCAAGGCAGCGCAGGTGCGCCGCCTGATCCGCGAGGACTACGAGAAGGCCCTTTCCCGGTGCGACGTGCTGTGCGGCCCGGCATCGCCGGTAACGGCGTGGGGCCTTGGCGAACTGACCAGCGACCCGCTGAAGATGTACATGATGGACGTGTTCACCCTGTCGCTGAACCTGGCGGGCCTGCCGGGCCTGTGCATTCCCGTGGGCATGGGCAGCCGTTCCGGCATGCCCGTGGGCTTGCAGATGCTGGGCAGGGCCTTTGGCGAGGGCGACCTGCTGGCGGCGGCCAACGTGCTGTCCGGCGCGCTGGGCGTGCCGGGGGTGGCACCCGCCATTTCAGCCGCCGCAGCCGGGACCGGCGCGTAA
- the mnmA gene encoding tRNA 2-thiouridine(34) synthase MnmA codes for MKIAVALSGGTDSLFALLLLLEQGQDVFGLHARFLPPRAEQPSGNPDPAEAIGSMCARLGVDFHAVDLADAFEEAVVAPFIEEYVVGRTPNPCARCNATMKFGLLLDAARALGAARLATGHYVRQLRHPQWGMTLQRGTDPAKDQSYFLSLVERARLEQAVFPLGNWRKEQVKAELVKRNIVPPLPSESQEICFVPGDDYRAFLRDRQVRLPGPGPIVTMRGRKIGSHKGLWQYTEGQRRGLGIAWEEPLYVVSKDMENNVLLVGGREHLAARGCLTEDVNLLVDPADWPAEISVRTRYRQAPQPARVTVGDTGMAVRFREPQTPPARGQVAAVYDAEGHVLAGGVILGPV; via the coding sequence ATGAAGATCGCCGTCGCACTCAGCGGAGGCACCGACAGCCTGTTCGCGCTCCTGCTTCTGCTGGAGCAGGGGCAGGACGTGTTCGGCCTGCATGCGCGCTTTCTGCCCCCGCGTGCCGAGCAGCCTTCGGGCAACCCGGACCCGGCCGAGGCCATCGGCTCCATGTGTGCCCGGCTTGGCGTGGACTTTCACGCCGTGGACCTGGCCGATGCCTTCGAAGAGGCGGTGGTGGCTCCGTTCATCGAGGAATACGTGGTGGGGCGCACGCCCAACCCCTGTGCCCGGTGCAACGCCACCATGAAGTTCGGCCTGCTGCTGGACGCCGCGCGCGCCCTTGGCGCGGCGCGCCTGGCCACGGGCCATTACGTGCGCCAGCTGCGCCACCCGCAATGGGGCATGACCCTGCAACGGGGGACGGACCCGGCCAAGGACCAGAGCTACTTCCTGTCACTGGTGGAGCGCGCCCGGCTGGAGCAGGCCGTGTTTCCGCTGGGCAACTGGCGCAAGGAGCAGGTGAAGGCCGAACTGGTGAAGCGGAACATCGTGCCGCCGCTGCCGTCGGAAAGCCAGGAAATCTGCTTCGTGCCCGGTGACGACTACCGCGCCTTCCTGCGCGACCGGCAGGTACGCCTGCCCGGGCCCGGACCCATCGTGACCATGCGCGGTCGCAAGATCGGCAGCCACAAGGGTTTGTGGCAGTACACCGAGGGCCAGCGGCGCGGCCTGGGCATCGCCTGGGAAGAGCCGCTGTACGTGGTATCCAAGGACATGGAAAACAACGTGCTGCTGGTGGGCGGGCGCGAGCATCTGGCCGCGCGCGGCTGCCTGACCGAGGACGTGAACCTGCTGGTGGACCCCGCCGACTGGCCCGCCGAGATCAGCGTGCGCACCCGTTACCGGCAGGCTCCCCAGCCCGCGCGGGTAACCGTGGGCGATACCGGCATGGCCGTGCGCTTCCGCGAGCCGCAAACCCCGCCCGCGCGGGGGCAGGTGGCGGCGGTGTACGATGCCGAAGGGCACGTGCTGGCGGGGGGCGTCATCCTGGGGCCTGTGTAG
- a CDS encoding EAL and HDOD domain-containing protein — MVAHQPIFDASGHIFGFEMLYRNACWPSSNCPPFSDAVATASVIIDGLPLIMDTLGDNRMLFVNFDESLLLSGLANMLDPARTCVEVLETTQPTPGILAQLAALKRRGFTIALDDYAGAGPADALLPMADYVKVEVLRRPRADVARDVERMLAAGVRVVAEKIEDQSTLEYCRKLGCHLFQGYFLSRPQLTSGCTVSTTQALRLKTIKIFASGSTTTPRLIKAIRADVSLSYRLLRYLNSAHFSFSSRVSSVEFAARLMGETGLRRWLCAALLSGIAKGPFVPELIRMSVFRGVFAEALRNSTTGGPPADRLYLAGLFSLLDAILGLPMETILADIRLSSDIDEALIERRGALAHWLHVVESYERGDFGDAAQGFAELGLDMSLLTHRYLQALNVSQSICTTQ; from the coding sequence ATGGTCGCGCATCAGCCCATCTTCGACGCTTCAGGGCATATCTTCGGCTTTGAAATGTTGTACCGAAATGCATGCTGGCCCTCCAGCAATTGCCCGCCGTTCTCCGATGCCGTCGCCACGGCATCGGTCATCATCGACGGCCTGCCACTGATCATGGACACCCTGGGCGACAACCGGATGCTGTTCGTCAACTTCGACGAATCCCTGCTGCTCAGCGGCCTTGCCAACATGCTCGACCCGGCCCGCACCTGCGTCGAGGTGCTGGAAACCACGCAGCCCACGCCCGGCATTCTGGCGCAACTGGCCGCGCTCAAGCGGCGCGGCTTCACCATCGCCCTTGACGACTATGCAGGGGCCGGACCGGCGGACGCGCTGCTGCCGATGGCCGACTACGTGAAAGTGGAGGTGCTGCGCAGGCCCCGCGCCGACGTGGCACGCGACGTGGAAAGAATGCTTGCGGCGGGCGTCAGGGTAGTGGCCGAAAAGATCGAGGACCAGTCCACCCTGGAATATTGCCGCAAGCTGGGCTGCCATCTGTTTCAGGGGTACTTCCTGTCGCGCCCGCAACTGACCTCCGGGTGCACGGTCAGCACCACCCAGGCCCTGCGGCTGAAAACCATCAAGATATTCGCTTCCGGCAGCACCACCACGCCACGTCTCATCAAGGCCATCCGGGCCGACGTCTCGCTGTCCTACCGGCTGTTGCGCTACCTGAATTCCGCGCATTTTTCCTTCAGCTCGCGGGTATCGTCCGTGGAGTTCGCCGCCAGGCTCATGGGCGAGACGGGCTTGCGCCGGTGGCTGTGCGCCGCCCTGCTTTCCGGCATCGCCAAGGGGCCGTTCGTGCCGGAACTGATCCGCATGTCGGTGTTCAGGGGCGTCTTTGCCGAGGCCCTGCGCAACAGCACCACGGGCGGGCCACCGGCGGACCGGTTGTACCTGGCCGGGTTGTTTTCGCTGCTGGACGCGATCCTGGGCCTGCCCATGGAAACGATTCTGGCGGACATCCGGCTCAGCAGCGACATCGACGAGGCGCTCATCGAGCGGCGCGGCGCGCTGGCTCACTGGCTGCACGTGGTGGAATCATACGAACGGGGAGACTTTGGCGATGCCGCACAGGGCTTCGCCGAACTGGGGCTGGACATGTCACTGCTGACGCACCGCTATCTGCAAGCCCTGAACGTGTCGCAGAGCATCTGCACGACGCAGTAG
- a CDS encoding response regulator yields MRILVVDDDAVTLCFLEALLCSWGHEVATADNGRTCMTCQRMTPADVVITDIIMPEQDGLATIAQLRREFPGVKVIAMSGGTPVMDMESAIRTAHLMGADAVLPKPLDTDVLRGALSSVATPRVLAATASHPDAHPSVMSLPKRC; encoded by the coding sequence GTGCGGATACTGGTCGTGGACGATGATGCCGTGACGCTGTGCTTTCTCGAAGCCCTGCTGTGCAGTTGGGGGCACGAGGTGGCAACGGCGGACAACGGCCGAACATGCATGACCTGCCAGCGCATGACCCCGGCAGACGTGGTTATTACCGACATCATCATGCCCGAACAGGATGGCCTGGCCACCATCGCGCAATTGCGCCGCGAGTTTCCGGGGGTGAAGGTCATCGCCATGTCCGGAGGCACCCCGGTCATGGACATGGAATCGGCCATCCGCACCGCCCACCTCATGGGCGCGGACGCCGTGCTGCCCAAACCGCTGGATACAGACGTGCTGCGCGGGGCACTCAGCTCCGTGGCCACGCCGCGCGTGCTGGCCGCCACCGCCAGCCACCCGGATGCCCATCCATCGGTCATGTCCCTGCCCAAGCGTTGCTGA
- a CDS encoding phage regulatory CII family protein: MLSELTKIVHGIVLDSPTPAKALAKEIGKPYSTLLREINPYDTGAKLGVETLLEIMKHTGNIRPLEYMARQLGYRLEPEAGGAEIHRPLLPLRMSAER, from the coding sequence ATGCTTTCCGAACTGACCAAGATCGTCCACGGCATCGTGCTGGACAGCCCCACCCCGGCCAAGGCGCTGGCCAAGGAAATAGGCAAGCCCTACTCCACCCTGCTGCGCGAGATAAACCCGTACGATACCGGGGCCAAGCTGGGCGTGGAAACGCTGCTTGAAATCATGAAGCACACCGGCAACATCAGACCGTTGGAATACATGGCGCGGCAACTGGGCTACCGGCTGGAACCCGAGGCGGGCGGCGCGGAAATCCATCGCCCCCTGCTGCCCCTGCGCATGTCCGCCGAACGTTAG
- a CDS encoding sigma-54-dependent transcriptional regulator, whose product MANVLIIDDDELFCEMLRSAMEMEGHASSAAHSLADGARLLERDVFDAVFLDVRLPDGNGLDMLPRLRHMASPPEIIIVTAAGDPDGAELAITDGAWDYVEKPASLEQMRFTLDRALRHRNRQTRQLRRPLDTGGIVGASQRLAACLERLAEAAMGDAAVLVTGETGTGKELFARALHRNSRRASGPFITLDCAALSRSLLHSELFGYQRGAFTGAMESRAGLIRQAHGGTLFLDEVGELPLAQQKAFLRVLQERRFRPIGSKEEVESDFRLVAATNRNLPDMAERGTFRKDLLFRLQAVELQLPPLRERKEDIRELVATHAERICRRDGIGAKGFEPDVYEALAAHDWPGNVRELVNVVEGALLLAHEEPVVQLEHLPVPLRARMVRHRLAPGAGANATGAASAAAAALAGNAGQGGQWGPGGFAPGKPCMAYPAAPDGGLPPDICPGIAGGIQGLPCPAEFPPGLQPSCGAPGQHHTHPRVWRDYRNAALGSVEKGYLHHLLLASEGNITKAARMAGLSRQRLYALLRKHGVMRQWVDDDLSSKK is encoded by the coding sequence ATGGCCAATGTGCTCATCATCGACGACGACGAACTGTTCTGCGAAATGCTGCGCTCGGCCATGGAGATGGAGGGACACGCCTCGTCCGCCGCCCACTCGCTGGCGGACGGCGCCCGCCTGCTGGAGCGCGACGTGTTCGACGCCGTATTCCTGGACGTGCGCCTGCCCGACGGCAACGGGCTGGACATGCTGCCCCGGCTGCGCCACATGGCCAGCCCGCCGGAGATCATCATCGTCACCGCCGCGGGCGACCCGGACGGCGCGGAACTGGCCATCACCGACGGGGCGTGGGACTACGTGGAAAAGCCCGCCTCGCTGGAGCAGATGCGCTTCACCCTGGACCGCGCCCTGCGCCACCGCAACCGGCAAACCCGCCAGTTGCGCCGTCCGCTGGACACGGGGGGCATCGTGGGCGCCAGCCAGCGTCTGGCCGCCTGTCTGGAGCGGCTGGCCGAGGCGGCCATGGGCGATGCCGCCGTGCTCGTTACCGGAGAAACGGGCACCGGCAAGGAACTGTTCGCGCGGGCCCTGCATCGCAACAGCCGCCGCGCCTCCGGCCCGTTCATCACCCTGGACTGCGCGGCCCTGTCGCGCTCCCTGCTGCACAGCGAACTGTTCGGCTACCAGCGCGGGGCCTTCACCGGCGCCATGGAATCGCGCGCCGGGCTCATCCGCCAGGCGCACGGGGGCACCCTGTTTCTGGACGAGGTGGGCGAACTGCCCCTGGCCCAGCAAAAGGCCTTTCTGCGCGTGCTCCAAGAGCGGCGGTTCCGGCCCATCGGCAGCAAGGAAGAGGTGGAAAGCGACTTCCGCCTGGTGGCAGCCACCAACCGCAACCTGCCGGACATGGCCGAGCGCGGTACCTTTCGCAAGGATCTGCTGTTCCGCCTGCAAGCCGTGGAACTGCAACTGCCCCCCCTGCGCGAACGCAAGGAGGACATCCGCGAACTGGTCGCCACCCACGCGGAACGCATCTGCCGCCGCGACGGCATCGGCGCCAAGGGCTTCGAGCCGGACGTGTACGAGGCCCTGGCCGCGCACGACTGGCCCGGCAACGTGCGCGAACTGGTCAACGTGGTGGAGGGGGCGCTGCTGCTGGCCCACGAGGAACCGGTGGTGCAACTGGAGCACCTGCCCGTGCCGCTGCGCGCCCGCATGGTGCGCCACAGGCTGGCGCCCGGAGCCGGGGCCAATGCGACCGGCGCGGCCAGTGCGGCGGCTGCCGCACTGGCAGGCAACGCCGGGCAGGGAGGCCAATGGGGACCAGGCGGATTTGCGCCGGGCAAGCCCTGCATGGCTTACCCGGCGGCGCCTGATGGCGGCCTGCCGCCCGACATCTGCCCCGGCATCGCCGGGGGAATACAGGGCCTGCCCTGCCCCGCCGAATTCCCCCCCGGGCTTCAGCCGTCGTGCGGCGCGCCCGGCCAGCACCACACCCATCCCCGGGTCTGGAGGGACTACCGCAATGCCGCCCTTGGCAGTGTTGAAAAGGGCTACCTGCACCATCTGCTGCTGGCCAGCGAGGGCAACATCACAAAGGCAGCCCGCATGGCCGGGCTGTCCCGCCAACGGTTGTACGCGCTGTTGCGCAAGCACGGGGTGATGCGCCAATGGGTGGATGACGATTTGTCCAGCAAAAAATGA
- a CDS encoding sensor histidine kinase, which produces MTRLLHDHAGTGLCAVAPSGRVLGMSGLFLRALGLVSPPPGAMLHDLLPLSENCPPCAGWHWLLDLPPALHDLPNPHDTAGKGRTYAAGARPADVRGGMLVRTLSSAEVRAIPGCPALRDPRDPAAVGSSPPASHGRAGVLLQLRAPDLPDWPDIPDRPVPTSGPGLPDGPSLPDGPGLPDGPPPARHPAPACHGGPAGQDSQFRDTAPPTPTPLPVPDAHLRQALDALSVGLAHDFGNVVASILGFAEIAISRLHAAPVTPHAADPMVLRSLDNIVLGCQRARDVIAFAQSVAGRMDLNAEPVDLHALVTAWCAELAGELPPDVRWAVSCGLPQERHSPSGPSGSSGPSGPSGPPGPSAQSSPVGTGQPGTPGQAPRPDRLPPVRVDAARLREAFAEIWRNAAWAIQGTNQDQPRATQSPVGAGSASPASPVRPVLPVHQAHPVPPPPDAAPPAGRVLVETTLAPPSPRLPGRWVRVRVRDTGKGMDADTLCRMRDPYFSTKARHEGKGRGLARAAGIVRAHGGRLDITAGPGLGCMVDILLPVAD; this is translated from the coding sequence ATGACACGCCTGCTGCACGACCATGCCGGAACCGGCCTTTGCGCAGTGGCCCCCTCGGGCCGCGTGCTCGGCATGAGCGGGCTGTTCCTGCGCGCTCTGGGGCTTGTGTCGCCCCCGCCCGGCGCCATGCTGCACGACCTGTTGCCCCTGTCCGAAAACTGCCCCCCCTGTGCGGGGTGGCACTGGCTGCTGGACCTTCCACCCGCCCTGCATGACCTGCCCAATCCGCACGACACCGCGGGCAAGGGGCGGACATACGCGGCAGGGGCACGCCCCGCTGACGTGCGGGGGGGCATGCTGGTGCGCACCTTGTCCTCCGCCGAGGTCCGGGCCATACCCGGTTGCCCCGCCCTGCGAGACCCGCGCGACCCTGCCGCCGTGGGCAGCTCCCCCCCTGCGTCCCATGGCCGCGCCGGGGTGCTGCTGCAACTGCGCGCCCCCGACCTTCCAGACTGGCCGGATATTCCAGACCGGCCAGTCCCCACTTCCGGGCCCGGTCTGCCTGACGGGCCCAGTCTGCCTGACGGTCCCGGTCTGCCTGACGGGCCGCCTCCGGCAAGACATCCTGCCCCGGCCTGTCATGGCGGCCCTGCCGGTCAGGACAGCCAGTTCCGCGATACCGCCCCCCCGACGCCCACGCCCCTTCCGGTGCCGGACGCTCACCTGCGCCAGGCGCTGGATGCGCTGTCCGTGGGCCTGGCGCACGACTTCGGCAACGTGGTGGCCTCCATCCTCGGCTTCGCGGAAATCGCCATCTCGCGGCTGCACGCCGCGCCCGTCACGCCGCACGCCGCCGACCCCATGGTGCTGCGCAGCCTCGACAACATCGTGCTGGGCTGCCAACGCGCCCGCGATGTCATTGCGTTTGCCCAGTCCGTTGCCGGACGGATGGACCTGAACGCGGAACCGGTCGACCTGCACGCCCTTGTCACCGCATGGTGCGCGGAACTGGCGGGCGAACTGCCACCCGACGTCCGATGGGCCGTATCCTGCGGCCTGCCTCAGGAACGGCACTCCCCGTCCGGCCCGTCTGGCTCATCTGGCCCGTCCGGTCCATCTGGCCCACCTGGCCCATCTGCCCAGTCCTCACCGGTCGGCACCGGCCAGCCCGGCACTCCCGGGCAGGCTCCCCGCCCCGACCGGCTGCCGCCAGTGCGCGTGGATGCCGCCCGCCTGCGCGAAGCCTTTGCCGAGATATGGCGTAACGCCGCTTGGGCAATTCAGGGCACGAATCAGGACCAGCCGCGCGCCACGCAATCGCCGGTCGGCGCGGGCAGTGCTTCCCCGGCATCGCCGGTTCGCCCTGTTCTCCCTGTGCATCAGGCCCATCCCGTGCCTCCGCCCCCCGACGCCGCCCCCCCCGCCGGGCGCGTCCTGGTGGAAACCACCTTGGCTCCGCCCTCACCCCGCCTTCCCGGCCGTTGGGTGCGCGTGCGCGTGCGCGACACCGGCAAGGGCATGGATGCGGACACCTTGTGCCGCATGCGCGACCCCTATTTTTCCACCAAGGCCCGGCACGAGGGCAAGGGGCGCGGACTGGCCCGCGCCGCGGGCATCGTGCGGGCCCATGGCGGGCGGCTGGACATCACGGCGGGGCCGGGCCTGGGCTGCATGGTGGACATCCTGCTGCCCGTGGCCGACTGA